A single Stutzerimonas stutzeri DNA region contains:
- the topA gene encoding type I DNA topoisomerase yields the protein MGKSLVIVESPAKAKTINKYLGNQYVVKSSIGHIRDLPTSGSAAREPAKRGKAAAGDAPALSPKEKAKRQLFTRMGIDPEHGWKAKYEILPGKEKVIDELRRLAKEADTIYLATDLDREGEAIAWHLRESIGGDDTRYKRVVFNEITKKAIQEAFSKPGELDINRVNAQQARRFLDRVVGYMVSPLLWQKIARGLSAGRVQSVAVKLVVEREREIRAFVPEEYWEVHADLATAGQAKVRFEVARENGEAFKPLNEGHAMAALEQLKDARYSVTKREDKPTSSKPSAPFITSTLQQAASNRLGFGVKKTMMMAQRLYEAGYITYMRTDSTNLSADALGMVRGFIEDEFGKKYLPENPNFYSSKEGAQEAHEAIRPSDVNLRPTQLSGMERDAERLYDLIWRQFVACQMPPAQYLSTSVTVTAGNFELRAKGRILKFDGYTKVMPQQSKSGEDDVLPEMNKGDGMTLIKLDPSQHFTKPPARYSEASLVKEMEKRGIGRPSTYAAIISTIQDRGYVSLHNRRFYSEKMGDIVTERLSESFDNLMDYGFTAGMEENLDDVAQGEREWKHLLDEFYGDFKKKLEVAEASDNGMRANQPTLTDIPCKVCGRPMMIRTASTGVFLGCSGYSLPPKERCKSTVNLIPGDEIAADDEGESESRVLLGKHRCPICSTAMDAYLLDETRKLHICGNNPDCSGYEIEEGQYRIKGYEGPSLECDKCGSEMQLKTGRFGKFFGCTNAECKNTRKLLRNGEAAPPKMDAVKMPELKCEKVDDTYVLRDGASGLFLAASQFPKNRETRAPLVVELIPHKDEIDPKYHFLLSAPQKDPEGRPAVIRFSRKTKEQYVQTEVNGKPTGWKAFFDGGKWKVEDKSTGK from the coding sequence ATGGGTAAATCGCTGGTCATCGTGGAATCACCGGCCAAGGCCAAGACAATCAACAAGTATTTGGGCAACCAGTACGTGGTGAAGTCGAGTATCGGCCACATCCGCGACCTTCCCACCAGCGGTTCCGCGGCCCGCGAGCCGGCCAAGCGGGGCAAGGCGGCCGCCGGCGACGCCCCGGCGCTGTCGCCGAAGGAAAAGGCCAAGCGGCAGCTGTTCACGCGTATGGGGATCGACCCCGAGCATGGCTGGAAAGCCAAGTACGAGATTCTGCCGGGCAAGGAAAAGGTCATCGACGAGTTGCGTCGCCTGGCCAAGGAAGCTGACACCATCTATCTCGCGACCGACTTGGATAGAGAGGGAGAGGCCATCGCCTGGCACCTGCGCGAATCCATCGGGGGTGACGACACTCGCTACAAGCGCGTGGTCTTCAACGAAATTACCAAGAAGGCCATTCAGGAAGCATTTTCCAAGCCTGGCGAGCTGGACATCAACCGGGTCAATGCGCAGCAGGCACGGCGGTTCCTCGACCGGGTCGTGGGCTACATGGTGTCGCCCCTGCTGTGGCAGAAGATCGCCCGTGGCCTGTCCGCCGGTCGTGTGCAATCGGTTGCGGTCAAGCTGGTCGTCGAGCGTGAGCGGGAGATTCGCGCCTTCGTTCCCGAAGAGTATTGGGAAGTCCATGCCGATCTCGCCACCGCCGGGCAGGCGAAGGTGCGTTTCGAGGTCGCGCGTGAGAATGGCGAGGCATTCAAGCCGTTGAATGAAGGCCACGCCATGGCCGCGCTCGAACAGCTGAAAGACGCTCGCTACAGCGTGACCAAGCGCGAGGACAAGCCGACCAGCAGCAAGCCCTCGGCACCGTTCATTACCTCGACCTTGCAGCAGGCGGCGAGCAATCGCCTCGGCTTCGGCGTGAAGAAGACCATGATGATGGCCCAGCGGCTCTACGAGGCTGGCTACATCACGTATATGCGTACCGATTCGACGAATCTCTCGGCCGACGCGCTGGGCATGGTGCGCGGCTTCATCGAGGATGAATTCGGCAAGAAGTACCTGCCTGAAAACCCCAATTTCTACTCAAGCAAAGAGGGCGCGCAGGAAGCGCACGAGGCGATTCGCCCCTCCGATGTCAATCTGCGCCCGACGCAGCTGTCGGGCATGGAACGCGACGCCGAGCGCCTCTACGACCTTATCTGGCGCCAGTTCGTCGCCTGTCAGATGCCACCGGCGCAGTACCTGTCGACAAGTGTGACGGTCACCGCAGGCAACTTCGAACTCCGCGCCAAGGGTCGCATTCTCAAGTTCGACGGTTACACCAAGGTCATGCCGCAGCAGAGCAAAAGCGGTGAAGACGATGTGCTACCGGAAATGAACAAAGGCGACGGGATGACGCTGATCAAGCTTGATCCGAGCCAGCATTTCACCAAGCCGCCGGCACGTTATTCCGAAGCGAGCCTGGTAAAGGAAATGGAAAAGCGCGGCATCGGTCGCCCGTCCACCTACGCGGCGATCATTTCGACGATCCAGGATCGCGGCTATGTGTCCTTGCACAATCGCCGGTTCTACTCGGAAAAGATGGGCGACATCGTCACCGAACGCCTGTCGGAAAGCTTCGACAACCTGATGGATTACGGCTTCACCGCCGGCATGGAAGAGAACCTGGACGACGTTGCCCAGGGCGAGCGTGAGTGGAAGCATCTGCTTGACGAGTTCTACGGCGACTTCAAGAAAAAGCTCGAGGTGGCCGAGGCCAGTGACAACGGCATGCGTGCCAACCAGCCGACCCTGACCGACATTCCCTGCAAGGTCTGCGGCCGGCCGATGATGATTCGCACGGCCTCGACGGGCGTGTTCCTCGGCTGCTCTGGTTACAGCCTGCCGCCCAAGGAGCGCTGCAAGTCCACCGTCAACCTGATCCCAGGGGACGAAATCGCCGCCGATGACGAAGGTGAGTCCGAATCACGGGTACTGCTGGGCAAGCATCGTTGCCCGATCTGCAGTACGGCAATGGACGCCTATCTGCTGGACGAGACCCGCAAACTGCACATCTGTGGCAACAACCCCGATTGCAGCGGCTATGAGATCGAGGAAGGGCAGTACCGGATCAAGGGCTATGAGGGACCGAGCCTGGAATGCGACAAGTGCGGCAGCGAAATGCAGCTCAAGACCGGCCGCTTCGGCAAGTTCTTCGGCTGTACGAACGCTGAATGCAAAAACACTCGCAAGCTGCTCAGAAATGGCGAGGCGGCACCGCCGAAGATGGATGCGGTGAAGATGCCGGAGCTCAAGTGTGAAAAAGTCGACGATACTTACGTTCTGCGCGATGGTGCATCCGGGTTGTTCCTGGCTGCCAGCCAGTTCCCGAAGAACCGCGAGACCCGTGCGCCGCTCGTGGTGGAGCTGATTCCACACAAGGACGAGATCGATCCGAAGTATCACTTCCTGTTGAGTGCGCCGCAGAAGGATCCGGAGGGCCGCCCCGCCGTGATCCGCTTCAGTCGCAAGACCAAGGAGCAGTACGTGCAAACCGAGGTCAACGGCAAACCGACCGGGTGGAAAGCGTTCTTCGACGGCGGCAAATGGAAAGTGGAAGACAAGAGCACCGGTAAATAA
- a CDS encoding DUF6586 family protein, whose amino-acid sequence MAHELYTRTNQKLYFAGLALENWRRADEKGTMNAPGLIQAEREAALFHLYGALLGLCHEIAGYYRLANAGAPQAELLLLRSPQQDSPSPELAELIELAEHRETWLAQLLKAYAGLFEPPRAPAKSKTDPTMPLIEAVSVGEEVPALTREEVESWRRNLKDLALRFRESLTEW is encoded by the coding sequence ATGGCTCATGAGCTGTATACCCGAACCAATCAGAAACTCTACTTCGCCGGCCTCGCGCTCGAGAACTGGCGGCGGGCCGACGAAAAAGGCACGATGAATGCGCCGGGGCTGATCCAGGCGGAGCGAGAGGCCGCCCTGTTCCATCTGTACGGCGCCTTGCTGGGGCTGTGTCACGAGATTGCCGGCTACTACCGTCTAGCCAATGCCGGCGCGCCGCAAGCGGAGCTGTTGCTGCTGCGCTCGCCGCAACAGGACTCGCCCAGTCCGGAGCTGGCCGAGCTGATCGAGTTGGCCGAGCATCGCGAGACCTGGCTTGCACAGCTGTTGAAGGCCTATGCCGGATTGTTCGAGCCACCTCGTGCACCCGCCAAGTCCAAGACCGACCCCACCATGCCCTTGATCGAAGCGGTCAGCGTAGGCGAAGAAGTGCCCGCGCTGACACGCGAAGAGGTGGAGTCCTGGCGGCGCAACCTGAAGGATCTGGCCTTGCGCTTTCGCGAGTCGCTGACCGAGTGGTAA
- a CDS encoding DMT family transporter gives MTARTLLLTTLAMLAFAGNSLLCRAALRDSQIDPASFTALRLLAGALVLWLLLYLRKGPRAMSGNWYGALALFAYAAAFSYAYQYLDAGAGALVLFGAVQLSMIAWGLFNGERLHRWQLVGLVLAVGGLVALLLPGTSAPSVPASLLMAVAGAAWGAYSLLGKGLPDPLAVTAGNFIRGLPIVAGLCLVALNSLKWDSAGVIYAVLSGGLTSGIGYAIWYAALPGLAAVQAASVQLSVPLLTALAGSLLLGEPLTARLLAAALAILGGIALVMCFKYRT, from the coding sequence ATGACTGCAAGAACCCTGCTGCTGACCACCTTGGCCATGCTCGCCTTCGCCGGCAATTCATTGCTGTGCCGCGCCGCACTGCGTGACAGTCAGATCGACCCCGCCAGCTTTACTGCGTTACGCCTGCTCGCCGGGGCACTGGTGCTCTGGCTGCTGCTGTACCTGCGCAAGGGGCCCAGGGCGATGTCCGGCAACTGGTACGGCGCCCTCGCGCTTTTCGCCTATGCGGCAGCCTTTTCGTATGCCTACCAGTACCTCGATGCCGGTGCCGGTGCGCTGGTGCTGTTCGGCGCCGTGCAGCTCAGCATGATCGCCTGGGGACTGTTCAACGGTGAACGTCTGCATCGCTGGCAATTGGTGGGCCTGGTGCTCGCGGTTGGCGGCCTGGTGGCGCTTCTGCTTCCTGGCACGAGCGCGCCCTCGGTGCCGGCTTCGTTGCTGATGGCAGTGGCAGGCGCCGCCTGGGGGGCTTATTCGCTGCTGGGAAAAGGGCTGCCTGACCCGCTGGCCGTCACGGCCGGGAATTTCATCCGCGGCCTGCCTATCGTTGCCGGGCTGTGCCTGGTGGCCTTGAACAGCCTCAAGTGGGACAGCGCCGGTGTGATCTATGCAGTGTTGTCCGGCGGGCTGACGTCCGGCATCGGCTATGCCATCTGGTATGCCGCGCTGCCGGGCCTTGCGGCTGTCCAGGCGGCCAGCGTGCAATTGAGCGTACCGCTGCTTACCGCGCTCGCCGGAAGCCTGCTGCTGGGGGAACCCCTGACTGCCAGGCTGCTGGCTGCCGCCCTTGCGATACTGGGCGGCATCGCCCTGGTCATGTGCTTCAAATACCGGACGTGA
- the sulA gene encoding SOS-induced cell division inhibitor SulA: MQYHPQPSAGNPPQLPLFEGLIAHRLAPFAEGIHLPQPADDCLSEMTLSGSNDHCRLLLSPILRELSEAADTRWLTLIAPPASLSQSWLRETGLNRDRILLLQARETQGALELACKALMSGCSHTVITWFARLDKASRLKLREAASQGNAQSLNIRLGN; encoded by the coding sequence ATGCAGTACCACCCTCAACCCAGCGCAGGCAATCCACCACAACTCCCCTTGTTCGAAGGGCTGATCGCACATCGCCTGGCACCGTTCGCAGAGGGCATACACCTGCCCCAACCTGCCGATGATTGCCTGAGTGAAATGACCCTGAGCGGCAGCAACGATCACTGCCGGCTACTGCTCTCCCCCATTCTGCGCGAGCTCAGCGAGGCGGCCGACACGCGCTGGCTGACCCTGATCGCTCCCCCAGCGTCGCTGTCGCAGAGCTGGCTGCGTGAAACCGGCCTCAATCGCGATCGCATCCTGTTGTTGCAGGCCCGCGAAACCCAGGGTGCGCTTGAGTTGGCGTGCAAGGCCCTGATGTCAGGCTGCAGCCATACGGTCATCACCTGGTTCGCGCGGCTCGACAAGGCCAGCCGGCTGAAACTGCGCGAGGCGGCATCCCAGGGCAACGCACAAAGCCTGAATATACGCCTGGGTAATTGA
- the lexA gene encoding transcriptional repressor LexA, producing the protein MIKLTPRQSEILAFIKRCLEDNGYPPTRAEIAQELGFKSPNAAEEHLKALARKGAIEMTPGASRGIRIPGFEPAAEDSGLPVIGRVAAGAPILAQQHVEESCQINPAFFHPKADYLLRVHGMSMRDIGIFDGDLLAVHTTREARNGQVVVARIDDEVTVKRFKREGDKVWLLAENPEFAPIEVDLEQQEFVIEGLSVGVIRR; encoded by the coding sequence ATGATCAAGCTCACCCCACGCCAGTCGGAAATACTCGCCTTCATCAAGCGCTGCCTGGAAGACAACGGCTACCCGCCGACGCGTGCCGAGATCGCTCAGGAGCTGGGTTTCAAATCGCCCAATGCCGCCGAGGAACACCTCAAGGCGCTGGCCCGCAAAGGCGCTATCGAGATGACGCCCGGCGCGTCGCGCGGGATACGTATTCCTGGTTTCGAACCCGCTGCCGAAGACAGCGGTCTGCCCGTCATCGGCCGGGTCGCCGCCGGCGCGCCCATTCTTGCGCAACAACATGTAGAAGAATCCTGCCAGATCAACCCGGCTTTCTTTCACCCCAAGGCGGACTACTTGCTGCGTGTGCATGGCATGAGCATGCGAGACATCGGGATTTTCGACGGTGACCTGCTCGCCGTCCATACCACGCGCGAGGCGCGTAACGGCCAGGTCGTGGTGGCCCGTATCGATGATGAGGTAACCGTCAAGCGCTTCAAGCGCGAGGGCGACAAAGTCTGGCTGTTGGCCGAGAACCCGGAATTTGCGCCGATCGAGGTCGATCTCGAGCAGCAGGAATTCGTCATCGAAGGTTTGAGCGTCGGCGTGATACGCCGCTAG
- a CDS encoding TetR/AcrR family transcriptional regulator produces the protein MAQSETVERILDAAEQLFAEKGFAETSLRLITSKAGVNLAAVNYHFGSKKALIQAVFSRFLGPFCVSLERELDRREAASDRKENLEELLEILVEQALAVTPRSGDDLSIFMRLLGLSFSQSQGHLRRYLEDMYGKVFRRYMLRVHEAAPSIPPIELFWRVHFMLGAAAFSMSGIKALRAIAENDFGAKTSIEQVMRMMVPFLAAGMRADSGVADPSLVKAHPIARRNALAMPAKG, from the coding sequence ATGGCGCAGTCTGAAACCGTGGAGCGTATTCTTGATGCAGCGGAACAACTGTTCGCTGAGAAAGGCTTCGCCGAGACTTCGCTGCGTCTGATCACCAGCAAGGCCGGAGTGAACCTGGCGGCCGTGAACTACCATTTCGGGTCCAAGAAAGCCCTTATCCAGGCGGTCTTCTCCCGTTTTCTGGGGCCGTTCTGTGTGAGCCTCGAGCGCGAGCTGGACCGGCGCGAAGCCGCGTCCGACAGGAAGGAAAACCTCGAGGAACTGTTGGAAATCCTGGTCGAGCAGGCGCTTGCGGTAACGCCCCGCAGCGGTGACGACCTGTCGATCTTCATGCGTCTGTTGGGACTGTCCTTCAGCCAGAGTCAGGGCCACCTGCGCCGTTATCTTGAAGACATGTACGGCAAGGTGTTTCGCCGTTACATGCTGCGCGTCCATGAAGCGGCGCCCTCCATTCCGCCAATCGAATTGTTCTGGCGTGTGCACTTCATGCTGGGTGCTGCCGCGTTCAGCATGTCAGGCATCAAGGCGCTGCGGGCCATCGCCGAGAACGACTTCGGGGCCAAGACGTCCATCGAGCAGGTCATGCGCATGATGGTGCCGTTTCTGGCGGCTGGCATGCGCGCCGATTCCGGCGTGGCGGACCCAAGCCTGGTAAAGGCGCATCCCATCGCTCGACGCAATGCCCTTGCGATGCCTGCCAAGGGTTGA
- a CDS encoding L,D-transpeptidase, translated as MSDLDFLHISIADQMLYGFSEGRLCSRLPVSTARNGAGELNGSNCTPRGRHRVRARIGEGLPCGAVLRGRRWTGDVWNPELHARFPGRDWILTRILWLSGCELGYNRLGKVDTFRRYIYLHGTPDPEPMGVPLSHGCIRLRNADLLDLFARVPVGCAVQIDEAACPQWSSAPLI; from the coding sequence ATGTCCGATCTCGATTTCCTTCACATCTCCATCGCCGACCAGATGCTCTACGGATTTTCCGAAGGCAGGCTGTGCAGTCGGCTGCCGGTTTCCACCGCGCGTAACGGTGCGGGAGAACTCAACGGTTCCAATTGCACGCCACGGGGGCGTCATCGGGTGCGCGCGCGCATCGGTGAAGGGTTGCCATGCGGGGCGGTCCTTCGTGGTCGGCGCTGGACGGGAGACGTGTGGAATCCGGAACTGCATGCCCGGTTCCCCGGCCGTGACTGGATCCTGACCCGTATCCTCTGGCTCAGCGGCTGTGAGCTTGGCTACAACCGTCTCGGCAAGGTCGACACCTTCCGTCGATACATCTATCTGCACGGCACGCCCGATCCCGAGCCCATGGGCGTACCGCTTTCCCATGGTTGCATCAGGTTGCGCAATGCCGACTTGCTCGATCTGTTCGCTCGCGTGCCGGTTGGTTGCGCCGTGCAGATAGACGAGGCGGCCTGTCCGCAATGGTCGAGCGCACCGCTCATTTAA
- the nagZ gene encoding beta-N-acetylhexosaminidase: protein MQGSLMLDIAGTWLTAEDRQLLRQPEVGGLILFARNIENLRQVEDLCRAIRAVRPDILLAVDQEGGRVQRLRRDFVRLPAMREFASRADAPALAETCGWVMATEVLAAGLDFSFAPVLDLDHQRSAVVGSRAFEGDPVRATELAGAFIKGMHRAGMAATGKHFPGHGWAEADSHVAIPVDERALQALRERDLIPFQRLASALDAVMPAHVIYPQVDDKPAGFSPRWLQQILRKELDFRGVIFSDDLSMAGAHVAGDAADRIEAALTAGCDMGLVCNDRGAAELALSALQRFGAQPSPALARMRRRTSGTLEYKQDPRWRASVDTLKAAQLIV from the coding sequence ATGCAAGGCTCATTGATGCTGGACATCGCCGGCACCTGGCTGACCGCCGAGGATCGCCAGTTGTTGCGCCAGCCGGAAGTAGGCGGGCTGATTCTGTTTGCTCGCAACATCGAAAACCTGCGTCAGGTCGAGGACCTGTGCCGTGCGATCCGTGCGGTACGGCCCGATATCCTGCTGGCTGTCGACCAGGAAGGGGGGCGCGTGCAGCGCCTGCGGCGCGACTTCGTTCGATTGCCGGCGATGCGTGAATTCGCTTCGCGTGCCGATGCGCCGGCGCTGGCTGAAACATGCGGCTGGGTGATGGCGACCGAGGTGCTGGCCGCTGGACTGGATTTCAGCTTCGCGCCGGTGCTCGACCTCGATCACCAGCGCAGCGCAGTGGTGGGCTCTCGTGCATTCGAGGGTGATCCGGTGCGTGCGACCGAGCTGGCCGGGGCGTTCATCAAGGGGATGCATCGGGCCGGCATGGCCGCGACGGGCAAGCACTTTCCCGGTCACGGTTGGGCCGAGGCGGATTCACACGTCGCCATCCCGGTCGATGAACGGGCGCTGCAAGCGCTTCGCGAGCGTGACCTGATCCCGTTCCAGCGCTTGGCGAGCGCGCTCGATGCGGTCATGCCGGCGCATGTGATCTACCCGCAGGTGGACGACAAGCCGGCCGGTTTTTCTCCGCGCTGGCTGCAGCAGATCCTGCGCAAGGAACTCGACTTTCGTGGCGTGATCTTCAGCGACGATCTGTCGATGGCCGGAGCGCATGTCGCCGGCGATGCCGCGGACCGTATCGAGGCGGCTCTGACGGCAGGCTGCGACATGGGGCTGGTATGCAACGACCGGGGCGCCGCCGAGCTGGCGCTGTCGGCATTGCAGCGCTTCGGGGCGCAGCCATCGCCGGCGCTCGCCAGGATGCGCCGCCGCACGTCAGGCACGCTGGAATACAAACAGGATCCGCGTTGGCGCGCGTCCGTCGACACGCTCAAAGCAGCGCAACTGATCGTTTGA
- a CDS encoding S-methyl-5'-thioinosine phosphorylase: MTVHAIIGGTGLTELPGLTLHEAVPMQTPYGPPSADVLRGAYAGREVLFLARHGHPHRIPPHQVNYRANLWALKEAGAQAIIAVNAVGGIHSAMGAGHLCVPHQLIDYTYGRDHTFFEGDIEHVTHVDFSFPYDESLRQRLIAGLAAEGYLFSSHGVYGCTQGPRLETVAEIARMGRDGCDIVGMTGMPEALLARELDLPYACLALVVNPAAGKTTDIITMAQIEAALSEGIVKTRAVLARALTG; the protein is encoded by the coding sequence ATGACTGTCCACGCCATCATCGGCGGCACCGGCCTCACCGAGCTGCCCGGGCTGACCCTGCACGAAGCCGTTCCCATGCAAACGCCTTATGGCCCGCCATCGGCAGACGTGCTTCGTGGTGCGTATGCCGGACGAGAAGTGCTCTTTCTTGCCCGCCATGGCCACCCGCATCGGATCCCACCGCATCAGGTGAACTACCGCGCCAATCTGTGGGCCCTGAAAGAAGCCGGGGCGCAGGCGATCATTGCCGTGAACGCGGTTGGCGGCATCCATTCTGCGATGGGCGCGGGGCATCTGTGCGTACCGCACCAACTGATCGACTACACCTACGGGCGCGACCACACCTTCTTCGAAGGTGATATCGAACATGTCACTCACGTCGATTTCAGCTTTCCCTATGACGAGTCGTTGCGCCAACGACTGATTGCCGGACTGGCTGCCGAGGGCTATCTGTTCAGCAGCCATGGCGTCTATGGTTGCACCCAGGGGCCACGGCTGGAGACGGTCGCGGAAATCGCCAGGATGGGGCGCGATGGCTGCGATATCGTGGGGATGACCGGCATGCCCGAGGCGCTGCTCGCCCGCGAGCTGGACTTGCCGTACGCCTGCCTGGCCCTGGTGGTCAATCCGGCCGCAGGCAAAACCACGGACATCATCACCATGGCGCAAATCGAGGCGGCGCTGTCGGAGGGGATCGTCAAGACCCGCGCGGTGCTGGCGCGCGCGCTGACAGGTTGA
- a CDS encoding LEA type 2 family protein: MLCHAPIRRISRAVVLLGLLSSLAGCSTWFSGDFQDPRVQLTDVEIIKARLLEQQFMLRFRIDNPNERSLPVRGLIYTVHLNDVELASGESSGWTTVPAHGSDYYEVPIHTNLWRHMKYIVRLLEKPDRPIAYRLEGELKTGMLLGRRVHIATNGEIIPGNFIPE, from the coding sequence ATGCTTTGCCACGCACCTATAAGAAGAATATCGAGAGCAGTGGTTTTGCTGGGGTTGTTGTCCAGTCTTGCGGGTTGCTCGACGTGGTTCAGCGGCGACTTCCAGGACCCGCGTGTCCAGCTCACCGACGTCGAGATCATCAAGGCGAGACTTCTTGAACAGCAGTTCATGCTGCGCTTTCGCATCGACAACCCCAATGAGCGGAGCTTGCCGGTTCGCGGCCTCATCTACACCGTGCATCTGAACGATGTCGAGCTGGCGAGCGGTGAGTCCAGCGGCTGGACGACCGTGCCCGCTCATGGGTCCGACTATTACGAGGTGCCGATCCATACCAACCTCTGGCGGCACATGAAATACATCGTGCGGTTGCTGGAAAAGCCGGACCGGCCCATTGCCTATCGTCTGGAAGGCGAGCTGAAAACGGGCATGCTGCTCGGCCGACGCGTGCACATCGCCACCAATGGCGAGATAATCCCCGGCAACTTTATCCCGGAGTAG
- a CDS encoding SEC-C metal-binding domain-containing protein, which translates to MNHETHVHGPDCNHDHDHDHDHHVHGPHCNHSHDPVRNPLKDVGRNDPCPCGSQKKFKKCHGA; encoded by the coding sequence ATGAACCACGAAACTCACGTGCACGGTCCTGATTGCAACCACGACCACGACCACGATCATGACCATCACGTCCATGGCCCGCACTGCAACCACAGCCACGACCCGGTTCGCAATCCGCTGAAGGATGTCGGCCGCAACGACCCGTGCCCCTGCGGTAGCCAGAAGAAATTCAAGAAATGCCACGGGGCCTGA
- a CDS encoding DUF2489 domain-containing protein translates to MTPLAIALLIAGLLLIAALGCYALHLWRRVWSREQQLADMQAQQHAALAADLRVLAGSLLDEQVPLIEGAIRIKVLLDNYDSNLGQDPRCQVFQLLFEATEQVPTHAAWKALDKAERRRHEANFSALELQHKAEARRSARWLLDEVLPNNREAA, encoded by the coding sequence ATGACGCCGCTTGCCATCGCGCTGCTGATAGCCGGACTGCTGCTGATCGCGGCGTTGGGCTGCTACGCATTGCATTTATGGCGCAGGGTCTGGAGCAGGGAGCAGCAGCTTGCCGACATGCAGGCGCAGCAGCATGCGGCCCTTGCCGCGGACCTGCGGGTGCTCGCCGGGAGCCTGCTCGATGAGCAGGTACCGCTGATCGAGGGCGCGATCCGCATCAAGGTTCTGCTGGACAACTACGATTCGAACCTGGGGCAGGACCCGCGCTGCCAGGTTTTCCAGTTGCTCTTCGAGGCCACCGAACAGGTGCCGACGCATGCCGCCTGGAAGGCTCTGGACAAAGCCGAGCGCCGTCGTCACGAAGCGAACTTCAGTGCCCTCGAACTGCAACACAAGGCCGAGGCGCGCCGCTCCGCCCGCTGGCTACTTGACGAAGTGCTGCCGAACAATCGCGAAGCCGCCTGA